A region of the Zhihengliuella halotolerans genome:
GTTCATCCAATGGGTCCGGAACTCCACGGCGGGACAGCCGAGGACCTCGAACGCGTGCGTCAGCAGCAGCAGCTTCGACTCCCCGTTGGTGCCAGTGCCGTGGGCCGACGCCCGGTTCCACGTGTAGCCGATCTCGACGCGCGGCAACTCGAGGTCGATGTTCGCGAACGTGGTCATCCCCAACACCTGGCCGCCGGCACCCACTGCGACGAAGGGCATCATCTCGCCGCTGCGCTGGCGGGCCAGTCGGGACTCGATCTCGGCCGCCATCTCTTCGGGGCGAGGCACGCTGGTGTACCAGAGGTTCCACAGCTCACCGTCGCTCGCTGCAGCTACCAGCCCGTCGTGGTGATGTTCCGCGAGCGGCTCGAGGGTGACAAGGGCCCCGGAAAGCGTAGGGGTGGTCAGTAAATCCATGACGCCAGCTTAGCGACCTGCCGAGGTCTCTTCCGCCGGCGTTTGCGAGCGAGAAGCGTGTTGACGCAGTAATGCCAACACACCCGTTTTAGCGGCGTACCCGAGTCCGAACACAACGATCAAAGCAGACAGACGCGGCACCTCAAGGACCCACACAGCTGCCTCAGCGACGGCGAGGAGCACAACAACAAAGACGGCTGTTTGCAGGAAATTCCTCATTTCCATTGCCTTCCGGATCGCGGCCTACTCCGCTCCACGCTACAAGACGCCACCCACTCCGTGAACCATGAGTACTTACTGCTCTTCCGGGGGCACAAATCCAACATCGACTCACGTGGCGTCGGGGTCGGGGTCGGTCGGCGCCGCCGGGTCAGCTCCAGTCGAAGAAGCCCTTGCCCGATTTGCGGCCCAGCTCGCCGGCGGCCACCTTGTCTCGCAGGATCTGCGGCGGCGCGAACCGCGCCCCGAGCTTGGACTCCAGGTACTCGGCGATCCCGAGCCGCACGTCCAGGCCCACGATATCGGTGGTCTTCAGCGGTCCGGTCGGGTGCTTGTAGCCGAGCACCATCGCGTTGTCGATGTCTTCGGCGCTCGCGACGCCCTCCTCGACCATCCGCATGGCCTCGAGCGCGATCGCCACGCCCAGCCGCGAGGACGCGAACCCGGGGGCGTCGTTGACGACGACGGGCGTCTTGCCGAGCGCTCCGGTCCAACCGCGGGCCGCCTCGACGTGGGCGGGGTCGGTCCGCTCGCCGACAACCACCTCGATCAGGGTCGAGGCCGGCACCGGATTGAAGAAGTGCAGGCCCAGGAAATGCTCCGGGCGCTCGAGCTCGCCGGCCAGCGCGGAGACGGAGATCGACGACGTGTTCGAAGCGAGCACGGCGTCGGTGCCGAGGTGCTGCTCGACGGCGCGCAGCGAGGCGACCTTCAGGTCCCAGACCTCGGGGACGGCCTCGACGACGAGCTCACGGTCGGAGAACGCGGCGTAGTCGGTGCTGACAGCCAGCCGGTCCAGGTGGTCGCCCTCGGGCAGGCCGCGCTCGATGGACTTGGCCACGGCGGAGGCGACGCGGTCGCGCGCCGCGGTGGCGGCGTCGTCGTTCTGCTCAACGACGACGACGTCGGCCCCCTTGATCAGGAAGGCGTGGGCGATGCCCGCGCCCATGCGGCCGCCGCCGAGGACGCCGACGCGGGCGGGAAGCTGCTGTTCGGTCATGGTGCTCCTACTTCTTCTTGCGGTCCAGGAAGTCCTGCATGCGCCGGAACTTCTCCTCGGATTCGAAGAGCATGCCCTGGGCCAGCGTGTCGATCATCGGGTGCGCCTCGCGCGGGGCGTGGAAAACGGACTTCGTCAGCCGCACGGCGAGCGGGTCCTGGGCGCCGATGCGTCCGGCGAGTGCGCGCGCGGCGTCGATCAGCTCGTCGCCGGGGACGAGGTCGGTGATCAAGCCGACGCGCAGGCAGTCCTCGCCCGTGAGGATCTTGCCCGCCAGCAGGATCTCTTTGGCGAGCGGCTCGCCGATGAGCTCCTTGAGCCGCCACGTCGCACCGGCGGCCGCCATGATGCCGAGGCCGGTTTCCGGCTGGCCCATGCGCAACTCCGGGGTGCCGATGCGGAAGTCGGCCGCGTAGGCGAGCTCGGCCCCGCCGCCGAGCGCGTAACCGTCGAGCGCGGCGATGACGGGCATCGGGAGCTTGGCGATGCGGTCGAAGAGCGTGGAGTTGATGCCCGCGAGCGCGTCGTCGCGGCGGCGTTCGCGCAGTTGGGCGATGTCCGCGCCCGAGGCGAAGATCCCCTTCACACCCCTCGGGTTCTCCTCGCTCGGCGGCTGCGAGGCCGTGCCCGCCAGGATTAGAATCTTGGGGGTCGATTCGAGGTGGGCGCACACGGCGTGCAGCTCGTCGACCATCGCCTGGTCGATCGCGTTGCGGACCTCGGGGCGGTGCAGCCGCACCCCGAGCCGGTCGTCGGTCTCGGTCAGGAGCAGGGTGGTGAACAGCGCATCATTCAGGGGCTCGGTCATGGTCACACCCGCTCCAACAGCAGGGCCGAGCCCTGACCGACGCCGACGCACATCGTCGCCAGGCCCAGGGCGCCGGGGGCGGCCTCGCGTTCGAGCCGGCCGAGCAGCGTGATGGCCAGGCGCGAGCCCGAGGAGCCGAGCGGGTGGCCCAAGGCGATCGCGCCGCCGTCGTTATTCACGATGCCCTCATCCAGCCCGAGCTCGCGCATGCACGCGAGGGACTGCGAGGCGAACGCCTCGTTGAGTTCGACGGCGGCCAGCTCGCCGAGGCTGCGCCCGGTGCGCTGCATCAGCTTGCGGGTGGCCGGGACCGGGCCGACGCCCATGATCTCCTGGGCCAAGCCCGCCGAGGCGCCGCCGACGACGTGGGCCCGCGGGGTGAGGCCGTACCGCTCGATCGCCGATTCGGAGGCCACGACGACGGCGGAGGCGCCGTCGTTCAGGGTGGAGGCGTTGCCGGCGGTGACCACCTCGCCACCCTTGACCACGGGGCGCAGCCCGGCCAGAACCTCCGCGGTGGTGCCGGCTCGCGGGCCCTCGTCGGTGTCGACCACGGTCACGGCACCCTTGCGGCCGGCCACCTCGACCGGGACGATCTCCTCAGCGAAGCGGCCGGCCTCGATCGCCGCGATCGCCCGCTCGTGGGAGCGCACCGCGAACGCGTCGCAGTCCTCGCGGCTCGTGCCGAAGACCCGGGCGACCTCCTCGGCCGTCTCCGGCATCGAGTAGGTGGCCTTGCCGTCGCGGGAGAGCTCCCCGGAGAGGAAGGCCGGATTCGGGAAGCGCCAGCCGATCGAGGTGTCGTAGGACGCACCGGGCTTGGCGAACGCCGTCGTCGGCTTCTCCATGACCCACGGGGCGCGCGACATCGACTCGACGCCGCCGGCGACCACGATGTCCGCGGCGCCCGCGGCGATCATGTGCTGGGCCATGGTGATGGCGGACATCCCGGACGCGCACAGCCGGTTGACCGTGATCCCGGGGACCGCGTCGGGGAACCCCGCGAGCAGCCACGCCATGCGGGCGACGTTGCGGTTCTCCTCGCCGGCCCCGTTGGCGTTGCCGAGGATCACCTCGTCGACGAGCTCGGGGTCGATCCCGGCGCGCTCGACGGCGGCGCGCACCGTGAGCGCGGCCAGGTCGTCCGGGCGCACGGAGCTCAGGGCCCCGCCGTACCGGCCGACCGGGGTGCGGGCGCCGCCCACCAGAAATGCTTCTGCCATGAGTGCTCCTTCGGCATCCGCGGCGCTCGCCATCGAGCCAGGCCGCGCGTGACTTACTGACCGTTCGTTCACTAATAGTGTCACTCGTCACGGCGCCGGTCAACCGTCAGGACTTTCCCGCCGCAACGCGACGGTCGGCGCCAACCCCTTGCCACGGCGTCGCTCCAGGCCTACCTTGTCGATATGAGACCCACGATCCAATTCGTCCTCGACAGCGCCGACCCCCACGAACTCGCCGCCTGGTGGGCCGAGACCCTGGGCTGGGAGGTCGAGCCCACCGATGAGGCCTTCATCCGCCAGATGATCGCCGACGGCCACGCGACCGAGGCGGACACCCGCGTCTTCCGGGGCGCCCTCGTCTGGCGGGAAATGGGAGTCGTCCGCGAGCCGGACGGACCGGGGCGGATGCTGTTCCAGCTGGTGCCCGAGCCGAAGGCGGGCAAGAACCGGATGCATCTGGACCTGCACTTCGGCGACGAGATTCGCGATCGGCTCGTCGGGCGCGGCGCGACGTTCCTCTACACGGAAACGCAGGGGCCGTTCTCATGGCACACCCTCGCGGACCCGGAGGGCAACGAGTTCTGCATCACGTGAGCGCGCGGCCCCTCCCCTGCGGCCCGACTCAGGCGTCGATCCGCTCGTTCTCCAGACCCGCGGCGGTCGCGTTGCGGCGGACCTTGCGCCAGCCGATCCAGAGCGCAGCGGCGATCACCGGAACGCAGCAGATCGTGTAGAGCCCGAGCCGGAACACCTCCCCCGTCTCCGGGTCCACCATCTTGTCGAAGCTGATCAGGAACGCGATCACGGTCAGCGAGATCAGGCCGGCCCAGCTGGTCCACGGGGAGCCGGCCATCGGCAGCTTCGAGACCCGGCCCTTCTGCCGGCGCAGCATGATCTGGCACGCGAAGATCGTCGCCCACGTGAACAGGACGCCGATCGAGGCGGTGTTCAGGGCCAGGTCGAAGGCATAGGTGCCGCCCAGCCAGATGTTGACGAGGATGCCGACCAGATAGACCGCCCCGACGGCGAGGATCGCCGCGTACGGCACGTGCCGGGCGCTCATCCGCGTCAACCACGACGGGGCGTGGCCGTTGTTCGCCATGGTGCGGAAGATGCGCCCGAGCGAATACAGCCCCGAATTGCACGAGCTCAGCGCGGCGACGATCACCACGAAGTTCATGAGGTCGCCGATCCAGCCGATACCCAGCTGCGCGAAGACAGTCACGAACGGGCTCTCGCCCGCCTTGTACTGGTCCGAGGGCAGCAGCATCGCGAGCAGCAGCACCGAGCCGATGTAGAAGACCACGATGCGGACGACGACGGCGCGGATCGCCTTCGGGACCTCGCGTTCGGCATTCTTCATCTCGCCGGCCGTGATGCCGACGAGTTCGACCCCGTTGTAGGCGAAGATGACCGCGTTGAGCACGAGGATCGAGACGAGGAAGCCCGCCGGGAACATGCCGCCGTCGGCGGCGAAGAGGTTGTCGACGGAGGCCCGGGACTCGCCGACCTGGGCATTCATGATCACGAGCGCCGTGCCGACCGCGAGGAAGATGAGGATCGCGGCGACCTTGAGGAAGGAGGCCCAGAACTCGACCTCGCCGAAGGCCTTGGCGCTGAAGAGGTTCACTGCCACGAGCAACACGAGGGCGCAGAGTGCCGAGATCTCGACGGGCACGTTCGGGAAGAAGAACCGGAAGTACAGCCCGACCGCGATGAGCTCGGCGATGCCGGTCATGACCCAGTTCAAGACATACATCCAGCCGGAGACGAACGCCCCTTTGGGGCCGAAGAGTTCACCGGCGTAGCTGACGAACGAACCGGAGGTCTGCCGGTACATGATCAGCTCGCCGAGGGCGCGCATGAGGAAATAGGCGATCAACCCGGCGAGCGCATAGGAGAAGACCAGGGCCGGGCCGGTCGACGCCAGGCGCCCGCCGGCGCCCATGAAGAGGCCGACGCCGATCGCCCCGCCCATGGCGATCATCTGGACGTGGCGGCGGGAGAGCGACTTCTGGTAACCCTCGCTCGTCAGGTTCGAGGCGGCTCCGTTGCCGCCGTCGTTCTGGCCCGCGCCGTGCGGCGCGGACTCTCGAGTGCTCGTTGACACACGGACTCCTTGGGATGGTAGAGCCAAAATATTCTCAGGGGTCGCGGATCGCGACAGTCCAGTGTAGGGAACGTCGCAGCACCCCGTGAGACGGAACACCACGGCGGATGCCCGGGATCGCGCCACCCGAGCCCTCCCGCCTGAGACACAACTCACAACCAGCGGCGTCCGTGACCGCGCCGAAACCCGACGCACGCGGCCGTGGCGCGCTAGCGCGCGAGCGATAGACTCGGGAGCGTGAATGCTGAAGCGAATGCACTGCCCGAGAAGGTCTCCGACGGTTTCGATCCCACGCAGTGGCGCGTGGTGGAGGGCTTCGATTTCGAGGACATGACCTACCACCGCCAGGTGGAACGGGATCATGCGGGCGCCGTCGTGCGGGACCTGCCCACGGTCCGCATCGCGTTCGACCGCCCGGAGGTTCGCAATGCATTCCGCCCGAAGACCGTGGACGAGCTCTACCGCGCCCTCGACCACGCGCGCATGACCCCGAACGTCGCCACCGTGCTGCTCACGGGCAACGGCCCCTCCCCCAAGGACGCGGGCCACAGCTTCTGCTCCGGCGGCGACCAGCGCATCCGCGGCCGCGACGGCTACCGGTACGCCGACGGCGAGTCGGCCGAGACCATCGACCCGGCCCGCGCCGGCCGCCTGCACATCCTCGAGGTGCAGCGGCTCATGCGCACGATGCCGAAGGTCGTCATCGCCGTCGTCAACGGCTGGGCCGCTGGCGGCGGACACTCGCTGCACGTCGTTGCCGACCTGACGATCGCCTCGCGCGATCACGGCAAGTTCAAGCAGACCGATGCGACCGTCGGATCGTTCGACGCCGGATACGGCTCGGCCCTGCTGGCCCGCCAGGTCGGGCAGAAGTTCGCGCGCGAGATCTTCTTCCGCGCGAAGACCTACACCGCCGAGGAGATGGTCGCCATGGGCGCCGTCAACGAGGCCGTGGAGCACGAGAAGCTCGAGGAGGTCGCCCTCGACTACGCCGCGGACATCGCCCGCCAGTCGCCGCAGGCGCTGCGGATGCTCAAGTTCGCGTTCAACCTGGCCGACGACGGCCTGGCCGGCCAGCAGGTCTTCGCCGGCGAGGCGACCCGCATGGCCTACATGACCGACGAGGCCGTCGAGGGCCGCGACGCCTTCCTCGCCAAGCGCGACCCCGACTGGTCGGACTACCCCTACTACTTCTAGAGGCCCCGTGCTCTCCGCTCCCCTGCAGTCCCTGTACGCCAAGCTGGCCGACGCCCTCGACGAGGGCCCGCCCGTCGAGCCCGTCGACTCCGGCATCGCCGGCGACCCGATCGTGACACACCCCGACGACGCCCCGGCGGGCACCGCCGTCGTGATCCGCACGTCCGGATCGAGCGGGGAGCCCAAGCGGACCGCGCTCACGGTGGAGGCGCTCGCCGCCTCGGCCGAGGCCACCGCAATGCACCTGCGCGCCGACGGCCAGTGGCTGCTCGCACTGCCGACCCACTACGTCGCCGGCGTCTCCGTGCTCACGCGCAGCCTGTTCGCGGGCACGGCGCCCGTGGGGCTCGACGTCGATACGCCCTTCACGGCCGACGCATTCACCGCGGCCGCCGCCGCGATGACGGACCGCGTCCGGCTCACCTCGCTCGTTCCGACTCAGCTGCAGCGCCTTCTGGCGGACCCGAGCGAGGCCACGCTGGCCGTCCTGAAGCGGTTCGACGCGATCCTCGTCGGCGGCGGCCGCACGCCCGACGCCGTCCGCGCCGAGGCCGCCAAGCACGGGCTCACCATCCGCCTCACCTACGGCATGAGCGAGACGTGCGGCGGCTGTGTGTACGACGGCGTCCCGCTGCCCGGCGTGCAGGTGCGCGCCGAGAACGGCCGGCTCTCGCTCGGCGGCCCGATGGTCGCGGCCGGGTACATCGGCGACCCCGAGCGCACGAACGCCCACTTCAGCACGGACATGACGGGCGAACGCTGGTTCCTCACCGACGACCTCGGGTCCTTCGACCCGTCCGACGGCGGCCGGGTCAGCGTCGAGGGCAGGGTCGACGACGTCGTCGTCACCGGGGGCGTCAAAATTTCGGCCGCCGCGGTGCAGCGGGTCCTCGAAGCGGTGCCGGACGCCGGCGACGCGATCGTCGTCGGGGTCCCCGATCCGGAGTGGGGCGCCGCCGTCGCGTGCGCCTACACGGGCGATGCCGATGCGGAGTCGCTCGCGCGACTCGTGCGCGCCGAGCTCGGCGGCCCGGCCGTGCCCAAGCGATGGCTCCGCGTCGGGGCCCTGCCGCGGCTCGCGAACGGCAAACCGGACCGCCGGGCCGTCGTCGCACTGTTCTGAGGTGCCGCAGCGCCTCCCGGATTTCGCCCCGCGGCCCCGAGGAGGGAAAATG
Encoded here:
- a CDS encoding GNAT family N-acetyltransferase, which produces MDLLTTPTLSGALVTLEPLAEHHHDGLVAAASDGELWNLWYTSVPRPEEMAAEIESRLARQRSGEMMPFVAVGAGGQVLGMTTFANIDLELPRVEIGYTWNRASAHGTGTNGESKLLLLTHAFEVLGCPAVEFRTHWMNHQSRQAIERLGAKLDGVLRAHRRTADGALRDTCVYSIVASEWPQVRAHLRHRVARYGA
- a CDS encoding 3-hydroxyacyl-CoA dehydrogenase family protein encodes the protein MTEQQLPARVGVLGGGRMGAGIAHAFLIKGADVVVVEQNDDAATAARDRVASAVAKSIERGLPEGDHLDRLAVSTDYAAFSDRELVVEAVPEVWDLKVASLRAVEQHLGTDAVLASNTSSISVSALAGELERPEHFLGLHFFNPVPASTLIEVVVGERTDPAHVEAARGWTGALGKTPVVVNDAPGFASSRLGVAIALEAMRMVEEGVASAEDIDNAMVLGYKHPTGPLKTTDIVGLDVRLGIAEYLESKLGARFAPPQILRDKVAAGELGRKSGKGFFDWS
- a CDS encoding enoyl-CoA hydratase/isomerase family protein produces the protein MTEPLNDALFTTLLLTETDDRLGVRLHRPEVRNAIDQAMVDELHAVCAHLESTPKILILAGTASQPPSEENPRGVKGIFASGADIAQLRERRRDDALAGINSTLFDRIAKLPMPVIAALDGYALGGGAELAYAADFRIGTPELRMGQPETGLGIMAAAGATWRLKELIGEPLAKEILLAGKILTGEDCLRVGLITDLVPGDELIDAARALAGRIGAQDPLAVRLTKSVFHAPREAHPMIDTLAQGMLFESEEKFRRMQDFLDRKKK
- a CDS encoding acetyl-CoA C-acyltransferase, coding for MAEAFLVGGARTPVGRYGGALSSVRPDDLAALTVRAAVERAGIDPELVDEVILGNANGAGEENRNVARMAWLLAGFPDAVPGITVNRLCASGMSAITMAQHMIAAGAADIVVAGGVESMSRAPWVMEKPTTAFAKPGASYDTSIGWRFPNPAFLSGELSRDGKATYSMPETAEEVARVFGTSREDCDAFAVRSHERAIAAIEAGRFAEEIVPVEVAGRKGAVTVVDTDEGPRAGTTAEVLAGLRPVVKGGEVVTAGNASTLNDGASAVVVASESAIERYGLTPRAHVVGGASAGLAQEIMGVGPVPATRKLMQRTGRSLGELAAVELNEAFASQSLACMRELGLDEGIVNNDGGAIALGHPLGSSGSRLAITLLGRLEREAAPGALGLATMCVGVGQGSALLLERV
- a CDS encoding VOC family protein: MRPTIQFVLDSADPHELAAWWAETLGWEVEPTDEAFIRQMIADGHATEADTRVFRGALVWREMGVVREPDGPGRMLFQLVPEPKAGKNRMHLDLHFGDEIRDRLVGRGATFLYTETQGPFSWHTLADPEGNEFCIT
- a CDS encoding amino acid permease; translation: MTSEGYQKSLSRRHVQMIAMGGAIGVGLFMGAGGRLASTGPALVFSYALAGLIAYFLMRALGELIMYRQTSGSFVSYAGELFGPKGAFVSGWMYVLNWVMTGIAELIAVGLYFRFFFPNVPVEISALCALVLLVAVNLFSAKAFGEVEFWASFLKVAAILIFLAVGTALVIMNAQVGESRASVDNLFAADGGMFPAGFLVSILVLNAVIFAYNGVELVGITAGEMKNAEREVPKAIRAVVVRIVVFYIGSVLLLAMLLPSDQYKAGESPFVTVFAQLGIGWIGDLMNFVVIVAALSSCNSGLYSLGRIFRTMANNGHAPSWLTRMSARHVPYAAILAVGAVYLVGILVNIWLGGTYAFDLALNTASIGVLFTWATIFACQIMLRRQKGRVSKLPMAGSPWTSWAGLISLTVIAFLISFDKMVDPETGEVFRLGLYTICCVPVIAAALWIGWRKVRRNATAAGLENERIDA
- a CDS encoding 1,4-dihydroxy-2-naphthoyl-CoA synthase: MNAEANALPEKVSDGFDPTQWRVVEGFDFEDMTYHRQVERDHAGAVVRDLPTVRIAFDRPEVRNAFRPKTVDELYRALDHARMTPNVATVLLTGNGPSPKDAGHSFCSGGDQRIRGRDGYRYADGESAETIDPARAGRLHILEVQRLMRTMPKVVIAVVNGWAAGGGHSLHVVADLTIASRDHGKFKQTDATVGSFDAGYGSALLARQVGQKFAREIFFRAKTYTAEEMVAMGAVNEAVEHEKLEEVALDYAADIARQSPQALRMLKFAFNLADDGLAGQQVFAGEATRMAYMTDEAVEGRDAFLAKRDPDWSDYPYYF
- a CDS encoding AMP-binding protein, with the translated sequence MLSAPLQSLYAKLADALDEGPPVEPVDSGIAGDPIVTHPDDAPAGTAVVIRTSGSSGEPKRTALTVEALAASAEATAMHLRADGQWLLALPTHYVAGVSVLTRSLFAGTAPVGLDVDTPFTADAFTAAAAAMTDRVRLTSLVPTQLQRLLADPSEATLAVLKRFDAILVGGGRTPDAVRAEAAKHGLTIRLTYGMSETCGGCVYDGVPLPGVQVRAENGRLSLGGPMVAAGYIGDPERTNAHFSTDMTGERWFLTDDLGSFDPSDGGRVSVEGRVDDVVVTGGVKISAAAVQRVLEAVPDAGDAIVVGVPDPEWGAAVACAYTGDADAESLARLVRAELGGPAVPKRWLRVGALPRLANGKPDRRAVVALF